DNA sequence from the Thauera sedimentorum genome:
TTCCTCAAGCGCTTCTCGCCCTTCGATCGCATGGAGGCCGACGCGCTGGCCTTCGTCGCGCAGCGGGCGGTACTCGGCTTCCACGCCCGCGGCAGCGAAGTGCTCACGCCCGAGATGGGCCTGCCGCGCCACTTCTACATCGTCCAGCGCGGCAAGGTGCAGGCCCGCCAGACCGCCGCCGGCGAGACCTCCAGCCTCACCCTGGGGCCGGGGGAGTGCTTCCCGATCGGCGCCCTGTCGGCCCAGCGGCCGTCCACCAACGCCTACGTCGCGCTGGAAGACAGCTTCGTATATCAGCTCGCCGCGGACGACTTCATCGAGCTGATGCGCATCAGCCCGGTCTTCCACCTGTTCTGTACCCAGTACATCGCCAGCCTGCTCAGCCAGTCGCGCCAGCAGCTGCAGAGCACCTTCGCGCAGCGCGCCGCCGAGCAGCAGACCATGACCACGCCGCTGGGCGACCTGGTCAAGCAGGCGCCGGTGTGGGTGGCCCCTGAGACCAGCACGCGCGCGGCGCTGGAGAAGATGGCCGAACTGCGCATCGGCTGCATGGTGGTGTGCGACGACGCCCAGCAGCCGGTGGGCATCCTCACCCAGAGCGACCTGCTGCCGCGCGTGGTGCTGCCCGCCTTCAACCTCGCCCGGCCGATCGCGGAGATCATGACGCCCGCGCCGCGCACGCTGCCGGCCAGCGCCTCGGCCTACGACGCGGCGCTCGACATGGCCACCCACGGCGTGCGCCACCTGCTGGTGATCGACGGCGAAGGCAGGCTCGCCGGCGTGGTGTCCGAGCGCGATCTCTTCAGCCTGCAGCGCATCAGCCTGCGTCAGATCCGCGCCAGCATCGAGACCGCGGCCGACATCGAGGCCCTGCAGCGCGCCGCTACCGACATCCGCCAGCTCGCCCTCAACCTGATCGCCCAGGGCATCGGTGCAGAGCAGCTCACCCGCTTCATCTCCGCGCTCAACGACGCCCTCACCCACCGCATCATCGCGCTCGCGCTGGAGCGCCACGACCTCTACGGCATCGACTACGCCTGGCTGGCCTTCGGCTCGGAGGGCCGTCACGAGCAGACCCTGTCCACGGACCAGGACAACGGCCTGGTCTTCGTCTGCCCCGAACTGGTCGACAAGGAGCAGCTCAAGCTGCGCCTGCTGGAGTTCGCCCGCGACGTGAACGACGACCTCGCCGCCTGCGGCTTCCCGCTGTGCAAGGGCAACATCATGGCCAGCAACCCGGAGCTCTGCCTCACCCCCGAGGAGTGGCGCCACCGCTTCGGCAAGTGGATCAGCGAACCCGACCCGCAGGCCCTGCTCAACGCCTCGATCTTCTTCGACTTCCGCGTGCTCTACGGCAACCAGCGCCTCGGCGACCAGCTGCGCGCCTGGCTCAACAAGACCGCCAAGGCCAACTCCGCCTTCCGCCGCATGATGGCGGTGAACGCCCTGCAGGTCGCCCCGCCGCTCGGCCGCCTGCGCGACTTCGTGGTCGAGGACGACGGCACCATAGACCTGAAGAAATCCGGCGCGCGCCTCTTCGTCGACGCCGCCCGCATCTTCGCGCTGCACACCGGGGTGGGTGCCAGCGGCACGGTGCAGCGCCTGCGCCAGTCGGCGGTGAAGATGGGATTCCCGCAGGACGAGGTGGCCGCCATCGTGGACGGCTTCCACTTCATCCAGCTGCTGCGCCTGCGCTCGCAGCACCTGGAGACCGAGCACGACGAGCCGGGCGACAACAAGGTGCATCCGGACGCGCTCAACGAGCTCGACCGCCGCATCCTCAAGGAAGCCTTCCGCCAGGCCCGCAAGCTGCAGTCGCGCCTGCGCCTGGACTACCAGATATGAACTGGCTGAACCGCCTGCGCCCCGCCCGCGGCGACGCTTCGCAGACATCGCCCGCCGCCCGCGAGGCCGTGGCGCGCTGGCAGGCCCTGCCGCAGCCCGAGCTCGGCCGGCCGCACTTCGACACCCGCTACGTGGTGGTCAACACCGAGGCCACCGGCCTGGACCTGGAGCGCGACCGCGTGCTCGCGGTCGGCGCCATCGCCATCGACGGCGGGCTGATCGATCCGCGCCAGTGCTACTACGCGCGCCTGGACGAAGACCCGGCCGGCGCCCTCGCCGGCCTGCTGAGCTTCTGCGGCAAGGCGCCGCTGGTGGTGTTCAACGCCGGCTTCAATCGCGTGGCGCTGGAGCGCGCCTGGACGCAGTGGCTGGAGATCGAACCCGAACCCTTGTGGCTGGACCTGTTCTGGCTGCTGCCGGCGGTGTTCCGCCCGGCACTCGACGGTCCCACCCGGCTGGCGCAGTGGATGAAGATCTTCGGCATCGAGACTTTCCAGCGCCATCACGCGCTGGGCGATGCCTGGGCGATCGCCCAGCTGTTCATCGCCTTGCAGGGACGCGCCACCCGCCAGGGCGCCACCACCCCGCGGGCGCTGGCCGAACTGGAACGCACGCGC
Encoded proteins:
- a CDS encoding 3'-5' exonuclease, with the translated sequence MNWLNRLRPARGDASQTSPAAREAVARWQALPQPELGRPHFDTRYVVVNTEATGLDLERDRVLAVGAIAIDGGLIDPRQCYYARLDEDPAGALAGLLSFCGKAPLVVFNAGFNRVALERAWTQWLEIEPEPLWLDLFWLLPAVFRPALDGPTRLAQWMKIFGIETFQRHHALGDAWAIAQLFIALQGRATRQGATTPRALAELERTRRQFTTPV
- a CDS encoding DUF294 nucleotidyltransferase-like domain-containing protein; this encodes MTNTAPELLVGASSDFLKRFSPFDRMEADALAFVAQRAVLGFHARGSEVLTPEMGLPRHFYIVQRGKVQARQTAAGETSSLTLGPGECFPIGALSAQRPSTNAYVALEDSFVYQLAADDFIELMRISPVFHLFCTQYIASLLSQSRQQLQSTFAQRAAEQQTMTTPLGDLVKQAPVWVAPETSTRAALEKMAELRIGCMVVCDDAQQPVGILTQSDLLPRVVLPAFNLARPIAEIMTPAPRTLPASASAYDAALDMATHGVRHLLVIDGEGRLAGVVSERDLFSLQRISLRQIRASIETAADIEALQRAATDIRQLALNLIAQGIGAEQLTRFISALNDALTHRIIALALERHDLYGIDYAWLAFGSEGRHEQTLSTDQDNGLVFVCPELVDKEQLKLRLLEFARDVNDDLAACGFPLCKGNIMASNPELCLTPEEWRHRFGKWISEPDPQALLNASIFFDFRVLYGNQRLGDQLRAWLNKTAKANSAFRRMMAVNALQVAPPLGRLRDFVVEDDGTIDLKKSGARLFVDAARIFALHTGVGASGTVQRLRQSAVKMGFPQDEVAAIVDGFHFIQLLRLRSQHLETEHDEPGDNKVHPDALNELDRRILKEAFRQARKLQSRLRLDYQI